The following are encoded in a window of Pseudomonadota bacterium genomic DNA:
- the rpsI gene encoding 30S ribosomal protein S9: MGNEKSLDISEPAVPQLDEQGRAYATGKRKNAVARVWIKPGSGVVKVNGREIERYFARPVLRMVIDQPFQAAARHNQYDVTCTVTGGGLSGQAGAVRHGISKALVNFEPTLRPTLKQGGFLTRDSRVVERKKYGKRKARRSFQFSKR; encoded by the coding sequence GTGGGTAATGAGAAATCTTTAGATATTAGTGAGCCTGCAGTACCCCAGCTAGACGAGCAAGGGCGTGCTTATGCTACAGGTAAGCGTAAAAATGCTGTAGCACGGGTATGGATAAAGCCTGGTAGTGGAGTGGTAAAGGTGAATGGTCGTGAAATTGAGAGATATTTCGCTCGCCCAGTTTTAAGAATGGTTATTGATCAGCCTTTTCAGGCGGCTGCTCGTCATAATCAGTATGATGTGACGTGCACAGTTACCGGCGGTGGACTCTCGGGGCAAGCTGGCGCCGTTCGTCATGGGATTTCGAAAGCGCTGGTTAATTTTGAACCCACACTACGTCCAACCTTGAAACAAGGTGGCTTTTTAACTCGGGACTCCCGGGTTGTTGAGCGGAAAAAATATGGAAAACGTAAGGCAAGACGGTCTTTCCAATTCTCTAAACGGTAA
- the cutA gene encoding divalent-cation tolerance protein CutA, producing the protein MVYVTANNQEEAEKIAFTVVEENLAACANVLGPMISIFSWKGDLQREEEVAMLLKTTEKNVARLTKRITTLHSYDCPCVLAWPIQYGNSDFLDWLKTETGG; encoded by the coding sequence ATGGTTTATGTAACGGCAAACAACCAGGAGGAGGCTGAGAAGATTGCATTTACGGTGGTAGAGGAAAATCTTGCCGCTTGTGCCAATGTATTGGGTCCAATGATTTCAATTTTTTCTTGGAAAGGAGACTTGCAACGTGAGGAAGAGGTCGCAATGTTATTGAAAACTACGGAAAAGAACGTTGCCCGCCTTACTAAAAGAATAACTACGTTACATTCATATGATTGTCCCTGCGTATTGGCATGGCCCATTCAGTATGGCAATAGCGATTTCTTGGATTGGCTTAAAACTGAGACGGGTGGTTAA
- a CDS encoding integration host factor subunit alpha, with amino-acid sequence MTDDTVTRAQLSEAVYQGIGLSRNESSDLVESVLEEITDALLRDEMVKISSFGSFFVRQKGQRIGRNPKTGEEVPILPRRVLVFRPSHVLKGRINDGYEKRSGQGVPVSGLTDGSSS; translated from the coding sequence ATGACCGATGACACAGTCACACGAGCGCAATTAAGCGAGGCCGTTTATCAGGGAATTGGTTTGTCAAGGAATGAATCTTCCGATCTTGTAGAGTCTGTTTTAGAGGAAATAACAGATGCTTTACTGCGAGACGAGATGGTGAAAATATCGTCATTTGGTAGTTTCTTTGTTAGGCAGAAGGGTCAAAGAATTGGCCGGAACCCCAAGACTGGGGAAGAGGTGCCAATCCTACCAAGGCGAGTCCTTGTCTTCCGTCCTAGCCATGTGCTTAAGGGGCGTATTAACGACGGATATGAAAAGCGCTCGGGCCAAGGTGTCCCTGTAAGCGGCCTCACGGATGGTTCTAGTTCGTGA
- the nadC gene encoding carboxylating nicotinate-nucleotide diphosphorylase, translating into MESPPPPLPSLIFEQLVRCALEEDLGRAGDITTDAIIDIGAVSEAAFIAREKGVVAGLGVVKSVFQLLDATTSFNKHVEDGTTVAPGDKIATVAGLTRTLLMGERTALNFLCRLSGIATATAEMVKAVKDYRASIVCTRKTTPGHRVIEKYAIRVGGGTNHRFGLDDAMLIKDNHVLSAGGVINAIQRARANAGHLVKIEVEVDTLEQLDAVLQMHPNGADVVMLDNFAPAKIAEAVKKIDNRMLIEISGGVTKDNIADFAATGVDLISSGALTHSTTSLDIGLDFGS; encoded by the coding sequence ATGGAAAGCCCCCCTCCTCCACTTCCATCCCTAATATTTGAGCAGCTGGTTCGGTGCGCCTTAGAGGAAGACTTGGGACGTGCAGGCGATATTACAACAGATGCCATCATTGACATTGGGGCAGTTAGCGAAGCCGCTTTCATAGCCCGTGAGAAAGGAGTTGTCGCGGGTCTCGGGGTTGTAAAATCGGTATTCCAACTACTTGACGCTACCACTAGCTTTAACAAGCATGTGGAAGATGGGACAACCGTAGCACCGGGTGACAAGATTGCTACGGTTGCAGGTCTTACTCGTACATTGCTAATGGGAGAAAGAACCGCTCTGAATTTTTTGTGCCGGCTATCAGGTATTGCAACGGCCACCGCTGAAATGGTGAAGGCAGTAAAAGACTATCGCGCAAGCATTGTATGCACACGAAAAACTACGCCTGGGCATCGCGTAATTGAAAAATATGCAATACGAGTTGGCGGTGGCACGAATCATAGATTTGGCTTGGATGATGCCATGTTGATAAAAGATAACCATGTTTTATCTGCAGGCGGTGTAATTAATGCCATTCAAAGGGCTAGGGCCAATGCCGGTCATCTTGTGAAGATCGAAGTTGAAGTAGATACCCTTGAACAGCTGGATGCAGTCTTGCAAATGCACCCTAATGGCGCTGATGTCGTAATGTTAGATAACTTTGCACCAGCAAAAATTGCTGAAGCAGTTAAGAAAATTGACAACCGGATGTTAATAGAAATTTCTGGCGGAGTTACTAAAGATAACATTGCTGATTTTGCAGCAACGGGGGTGGATCTAATTTCCTCAGGCGCACTCACGCACAGTACCACTTCACTTGACATCGGCCTCGATTTTGGAAGCTGA
- a CDS encoding universal stress protein produces the protein MTMKTVLVPIEESEGLESILETALFTAKIFGSYIEGLYYQPTAASTMVVAGEGLVVTTPELVESVEQRDRDRREQVHKFFTDFMKSRGIPVGPAASPQGPVQANWVEEDSPNSEIVGSRSRVFDITAVARPTKGANIAAMSILEAALFEGGKPILIAPPNVPDQLGKHIAIAWNGSTETARTIAFSMPFINRAKRVTIITIEDFGVPGPSAGELARQMERNGIEIETDTKHVDRSKDSPGKVFLDEAEEIGADLLVKGAYTQSRIRQMIFGGATDYILWNSQIPVLMAN, from the coding sequence ATGACGATGAAAACGGTGTTGGTGCCGATTGAGGAAAGTGAGGGACTTGAATCAATACTTGAAACCGCGCTTTTTACAGCAAAGATATTTGGTAGTTATATCGAAGGTCTCTATTATCAGCCAACCGCAGCGAGCACGATGGTGGTGGCGGGTGAGGGGTTGGTAGTAACTACCCCAGAATTGGTTGAGAGCGTAGAGCAACGAGATCGGGACAGGCGTGAACAAGTCCATAAGTTTTTTACAGATTTTATGAAGAGTAGGGGGATCCCGGTCGGGCCTGCGGCTTCGCCGCAAGGCCCAGTTCAAGCGAATTGGGTAGAGGAAGATTCTCCAAATTCCGAAATAGTGGGAAGCCGAAGCCGTGTATTTGATATCACCGCTGTAGCCAGGCCTACGAAAGGAGCAAATATTGCTGCAATGAGTATACTGGAGGCAGCGCTGTTTGAGGGAGGTAAACCAATTTTGATCGCACCGCCGAATGTGCCAGACCAGCTAGGTAAACACATAGCGATAGCTTGGAATGGCTCCACAGAAACAGCACGAACGATTGCATTTAGCATGCCTTTTATCAACCGGGCTAAACGGGTCACGATCATTACTATCGAGGACTTTGGTGTCCCTGGCCCGAGTGCCGGTGAACTCGCGCGGCAAATGGAGCGTAATGGTATAGAAATAGAAACGGACACTAAGCATGTTGACAGATCAAAGGACAGTCCTGGTAAAGTATTTCTGGATGAAGCCGAAGAAATAGGCGCAGATTTACTCGTTAAAGGTGCCTACACTCAGAGCCGTATCAGGCAAATGATATTCGGAGGCGCAACCGATTATATTCTTTGGAATTCCCAAATTCCTGTTTTAATGGCTAATTAA
- the rplM gene encoding 50S ribosomal protein L13 yields the protein MKTYSMKPAEVEKKWFLVNAEGLVLGRMASIIANILRGKHKASYTPHVDCGDNVIVINAEKVAMTGKKKNNKVYFRHTGYPGGIKSETPEEIFAGKNPGKVVVKAVQRMVPSGSLGRTQLSNLKVYAGAEHPHDAQKPQELDIASMNNKNKRSS from the coding sequence ATGAAAACATACTCAATGAAACCTGCCGAGGTTGAAAAAAAATGGTTTTTGGTCAACGCTGAGGGATTAGTTCTTGGCCGAATGGCGTCTATAATAGCAAATATTTTGCGAGGAAAACATAAGGCGAGTTATACGCCACACGTGGATTGTGGAGATAACGTAATAGTCATCAATGCTGAAAAAGTGGCAATGACTGGCAAGAAAAAGAACAACAAGGTTTATTTTCGTCACACAGGTTACCCGGGCGGCATAAAGTCAGAGACACCGGAAGAAATTTTTGCGGGTAAAAACCCCGGCAAGGTTGTGGTAAAAGCAGTTCAGCGGATGGTACCAAGCGGTTCTTTGGGCAGGACACAACTTTCAAATCTTAAAGTTTATGCTGGAGCAGAACACCCCCACGATGCGCAAAAGCCGCAGGAGCTAGACATTGCTTCTATGAACAACAAAAATAAACGGAGTTCTTAG
- the bamE gene encoding outer membrane protein assembly factor BamE: MKQTIKKYSLLAGLMIIITATLSSCSTKTAVRGNQPTESQISKIKIGETSREEVVRILGNPSTKGTFDSQVWYYISRETSQWAFLPENIVDQRVIAIYFTPRGKVQHLEKYQKGDRRDVDLVKRETRTTGQELGFWEQMFGNLGLGIPMGD; this comes from the coding sequence ATGAAACAGACCATCAAAAAATACTCATTACTTGCAGGTCTTATGATAATTATAACGGCAACTTTAAGCTCCTGTTCAACGAAAACCGCTGTGCGCGGAAACCAGCCGACCGAATCACAAATTTCTAAGATCAAAATTGGTGAAACGAGCAGAGAAGAAGTTGTAAGGATACTCGGAAATCCCTCCACTAAAGGGACGTTTGATTCGCAGGTTTGGTATTATATCAGCCGTGAAACATCCCAATGGGCTTTTCTGCCTGAAAACATAGTTGATCAGCGAGTTATAGCTATATATTTCACCCCGCGCGGTAAGGTCCAACACTTAGAAAAATACCAGAAAGGCGACCGGCGTGATGTCGATTTGGTCAAACGAGAGACGCGCACGACCGGGCAAGAACTAGGATTTTGGGAGCAGATGTTTGGAAATCTTGGTTTGGGAATACCAATGGGTGATTAA
- the nadA gene encoding quinolinate synthase NadA, with protein sequence MRAELDYTPEVALATAGIYDRVRTVIPEVEWPFHAPYIEAINELKKRRNAVILAHNYQTPEIFHCVGDIVGDSLALAREAVNVEAEVIVLCGVHFMAETAKLLNPNKTVLLPDMLSGCSLADSITGADVRLLKEKYPGIPIVTYVNTSAEVKAESDVCCTSGNAVKVVEGLGVDKVICIPDEYLAKYIASQTDKVEIIAWKGHCEVHERFTAEEINGYRKNFEGLVVIAHPECPPDVLAAADFVGSTAGMIDYVGQQRPPKVMMVTECSMSDNVAAEYPDVEFIRPCNLCPHMKRITLPGILEALKTLSPEIEVDPGVAVDARRSVERMLELS encoded by the coding sequence ATGAGAGCAGAGTTAGATTACACGCCCGAAGTCGCCTTAGCGACAGCAGGAATATACGATCGAGTAAGAACGGTCATACCTGAAGTCGAATGGCCATTTCATGCTCCTTACATAGAAGCAATAAACGAACTCAAAAAACGACGTAATGCCGTAATACTGGCGCATAATTACCAAACACCAGAGATATTTCATTGTGTAGGAGATATCGTTGGTGACTCTCTCGCCCTTGCGAGAGAGGCGGTCAATGTCGAGGCTGAAGTTATTGTTTTATGCGGTGTCCACTTTATGGCCGAAACAGCCAAGCTATTAAATCCAAACAAGACGGTATTATTGCCTGATATGCTCTCTGGGTGCTCGCTAGCGGATTCAATCACTGGTGCTGATGTACGCCTTTTAAAAGAAAAATATCCCGGTATTCCAATCGTTACTTATGTAAACACATCAGCTGAAGTGAAAGCGGAGTCTGATGTTTGTTGCACATCTGGCAATGCGGTAAAGGTGGTAGAAGGATTGGGTGTAGACAAAGTTATATGTATACCGGATGAATATCTCGCCAAATACATTGCAAGCCAAACAGACAAGGTAGAAATAATTGCATGGAAAGGGCATTGCGAAGTTCATGAACGTTTTACAGCTGAAGAAATAAATGGATACCGTAAAAATTTCGAAGGCTTAGTCGTTATCGCACATCCAGAGTGTCCGCCGGACGTGCTCGCCGCAGCTGACTTTGTTGGCTCCACTGCAGGTATGATTGATTATGTTGGCCAACAGAGACCACCCAAAGTGATGATGGTTACCGAGTGTTCTATGAGTGATAATGTAGCAGCGGAATATCCAGATGTAGAGTTCATACGGCCATGCAATTTGTGCCCACACATGAAACGCATAACTCTCCCAGGAATTTTAGAGGCGCTTAAGACGTTGTCGCCTGAGATAGAGGTTGATCCGGGTGTTGCCGTTGATGCTCGACGTTCTGTGGAACGTATGCTTGAGCTCAGTTGA
- the plsX gene encoding phosphate acyltransferase PlsX yields MANDLVISLDTMGGDKAPEMIIRGASIARVRMPEVHFLMVGDESRIAPLLEKDPDLAAVSSIRHTEDVISSGEKPSVALRSGKNSSMRLAINAVANGEAASVVSAGNTGALMAISKFVLKTLPGIDRPAITAFYPTQQGEACMLDLGANLQCDAKNLVQFAVMGEVFARTVLGIRTPTIGLLNVGVEELKGHEEIREASAILRSTDLPGEFVGFVEGDDIAAGTVDVVVTDGFTGNVALKTAEGMIKLYAGFLKDAFRGSLISRLGYLLAKREITNLRTRTDPRRYNGAMLLGLNGIVVKSHGGTDGFGFASAIEVAADMATHQFLQKITDDIDLLGEDYAQANKKVTN; encoded by the coding sequence GTGGCAAATGATCTCGTAATTTCTTTGGATACAATGGGCGGTGATAAAGCTCCTGAAATGATTATTCGTGGGGCCTCAATCGCTCGGGTACGCATGCCAGAAGTGCATTTTTTAATGGTAGGGGATGAATCTCGTATAGCCCCGTTACTAGAAAAGGATCCGGATTTGGCGGCAGTAAGTTCAATACGCCATACAGAGGATGTAATCTCTAGCGGAGAAAAGCCATCAGTGGCATTGCGATCTGGAAAAAATTCGAGTATGCGCCTTGCAATCAATGCGGTTGCTAATGGGGAAGCGGCGTCGGTGGTTTCTGCGGGTAACACCGGGGCTTTAATGGCAATTTCAAAGTTCGTTCTTAAAACGTTGCCTGGCATCGATCGGCCCGCAATTACTGCATTCTACCCCACCCAACAGGGTGAGGCATGTATGTTGGACTTGGGTGCCAACTTGCAATGCGACGCCAAAAACCTCGTTCAGTTTGCAGTGATGGGAGAGGTTTTCGCCCGTACGGTGCTTGGTATCCGAACACCGACGATCGGTCTACTCAATGTTGGCGTCGAAGAATTGAAGGGACATGAGGAAATTAGAGAAGCATCTGCAATTTTGCGCTCAACTGATTTGCCCGGGGAATTTGTTGGTTTCGTGGAGGGTGATGACATCGCGGCTGGCACAGTCGACGTCGTGGTTACTGATGGTTTTACCGGAAATGTGGCGCTGAAGACCGCTGAAGGAATGATTAAGTTGTACGCGGGATTCTTGAAGGATGCTTTCCGAGGTAGCCTTATTTCCCGGCTTGGTTATTTGCTAGCGAAGCGAGAAATAACTAATCTCCGCACACGAACGGACCCCCGTCGCTATAACGGAGCGATGTTGCTTGGGCTAAATGGCATTGTGGTAAAAAGTCATGGCGGTACAGATGGTTTCGGATTTGCCAGCGCTATTGAAGTTGCCGCTGATATGGCTACGCACCAGTTCCTACAGAAGATAACCGATGACATAGATCTTCTTGGCGAGGACTATGCTCAAGCCAACAAAAAAGTGACCAATTAG
- a CDS encoding CoA-binding protein: MPLSESNSTSDVVIKRILKTTRTIALIGASDKPDRPSYAVMKYLKMQGYQVIPVNPFKTGKEILGELVFGSLSEITTPIDMVDIFRKPDEVGQIIDAAIAVDAKAIWMQIGVVNQEAAKRATAAGIPVIMDRCPKIEIPRLKI, from the coding sequence ATGCCCTTGTCAGAATCCAATTCTACCTCGGATGTGGTTATAAAAAGAATTCTTAAGACCACACGTACAATCGCGTTGATAGGTGCGAGCGACAAGCCAGATAGACCGAGTTATGCCGTGATGAAATATTTAAAAATGCAGGGTTATCAGGTAATTCCGGTAAATCCATTCAAAACCGGCAAAGAAATCTTGGGAGAGCTCGTTTTTGGAAGTCTTTCTGAAATTACCACGCCAATAGATATGGTCGATATCTTTCGCAAACCTGATGAAGTCGGACAAATAATTGATGCGGCGATTGCTGTAGATGCAAAAGCTATATGGATGCAAATTGGTGTCGTAAACCAAGAGGCGGCAAAACGCGCCACAGCTGCCGGTATACCGGTCATAATGGACAGATGTCCGAAAATTGAGATACCTCGCTTAAAAATTTGA
- a CDS encoding beta-ketoacyl-ACP synthase III, with amino-acid sequence MRRSVFLGCGSYLPDKILTNDDLANDLDTSDEWISKRTGIRQRHIVAEGQLTSDLGVEASRRAMANAGVTPDDIDLIVLATVTPDNTFPSTATHIQSKLGVKRGVAFDVQAACSGFIYALNTADNMIRLGQASKALLVGSETFSRIVDWEDRSTCVLFGDGAGAVVLGAEDNNGSNEDRGVLSTHIHSDGDYYKLLWTNGGPSTNGQAGYIEMDGADVFKHAVLRMAETVQESLTENDLDISDVDWLVPHQANIRIMDSVAKKLSIDKSKVVVTVDQHANTSAATIPMALADAQSRQCFSPGDLISLTAMGGGFTWGSALIRW; translated from the coding sequence ATGCGACGGTCTGTTTTTTTGGGGTGTGGGTCATATCTCCCAGATAAAATCCTCACAAATGACGACTTGGCAAACGATCTCGATACATCGGATGAGTGGATCTCTAAACGGACGGGTATTAGGCAGCGCCATATTGTTGCTGAAGGCCAATTAACGTCTGATTTAGGCGTGGAAGCTTCTAGGAGGGCGATGGCGAATGCAGGTGTCACCCCCGATGATATTGACCTTATCGTTTTAGCGACGGTAACACCTGATAATACGTTTCCGTCCACTGCTACGCATATTCAGTCAAAACTCGGGGTTAAAAGAGGAGTGGCATTTGACGTTCAAGCGGCATGTTCTGGCTTTATCTATGCACTGAACACCGCAGATAATATGATAAGGCTTGGTCAAGCCAGTAAAGCTCTTCTTGTGGGCTCTGAGACCTTTAGCCGCATAGTTGATTGGGAAGATCGAAGCACATGCGTTTTGTTTGGCGATGGAGCTGGTGCAGTTGTGCTCGGTGCTGAAGATAACAATGGGAGCAACGAGGACCGTGGAGTGCTATCAACCCATATACATTCTGATGGCGACTATTATAAATTGTTGTGGACAAATGGCGGGCCATCAACCAATGGCCAGGCGGGTTATATTGAGATGGACGGCGCTGATGTTTTTAAACACGCGGTATTGAGAATGGCAGAGACCGTTCAGGAATCACTTACTGAAAACGATCTAGATATTTCCGATGTTGATTGGTTGGTTCCACATCAAGCAAATATAAGAATTATGGATAGCGTTGCAAAAAAACTTTCAATTGATAAGTCAAAGGTTGTTGTAACTGTCGATCAGCATGCTAACACCTCTGCAGCGACTATTCCCATGGCGCTTGCTGATGCGCAATCTCGGCAATGCTTTTCTCCGGGAGATCTAATATCGCTAACAGCTATGGGGGGAGGATTCACATGGGGTTCCGCTCTAATACGCTGGTAG
- a CDS encoding ubiquinol-cytochrome C chaperone family protein produces MLKKIRSLFGSDTFEVPARALYHRIVEQARQRFLYEEFDVPDTANGRFDMIVLHCYCVMRRLKQTPEGFKLSQMLATILIDDLDRNLREMGVGDLSVGKKVKRIAEGFYGRLDAYDEATSNAGTEDLSRALERNVYFGLEAKPEKGVEALTDYFQKQIDNIDGATIDHLSKGLIDFYSP; encoded by the coding sequence ATGCTGAAAAAAATAAGGTCTCTATTTGGATCTGACACATTTGAGGTGCCCGCTCGTGCATTATACCATCGTATTGTCGAGCAAGCACGGCAACGTTTTTTATATGAAGAATTTGATGTGCCAGATACGGCTAATGGGCGTTTTGATATGATAGTTCTTCATTGCTACTGTGTTATGAGGCGGCTCAAGCAAACGCCAGAAGGTTTTAAATTATCACAAATGCTCGCAACTATTTTGATAGATGATCTTGATCGAAATCTTCGAGAAATGGGTGTTGGTGATTTGTCTGTGGGCAAGAAAGTAAAACGTATAGCCGAGGGTTTCTATGGAAGACTTGATGCTTACGACGAGGCTACCTCGAACGCCGGAACGGAAGATCTTAGCCGTGCTCTGGAGCGAAATGTATACTTTGGCCTCGAGGCTAAACCAGAAAAGGGAGTTGAGGCCTTAACAGATTATTTTCAGAAACAAATTGATAATATAGACGGGGCCACTATTGACCATTTATCCAAAGGACTTATCGATTTTTATTCCCCATAA
- the rpmF gene encoding 50S ribosomal protein L32 has product MAVPKSKISKSRRNMRRAHDALRAASFNECPNCGELKRPHHVCGACGHYDGREVVEPGETWPANA; this is encoded by the coding sequence ATGGCTGTTCCTAAAAGTAAGATTTCGAAGTCCAGACGTAACATGCGTCGTGCGCATGATGCACTGAGAGCCGCTTCGTTTAACGAATGCCCTAATTGTGGGGAGCTCAAGAGGCCTCATCACGTTTGCGGTGCTTGTGGCCACTACGACGGTCGAGAAGTCGTCGAGCCTGGTGAAACTTGGCCTGCTAACGCTTAG
- the argC gene encoding N-acetyl-gamma-glutamyl-phosphate reductase: MAFTTKINKAGSTPPISVGILGASGYTGAELIRLVYNHDVMEIKFVTADRHSGKTIASVFPHLAHLSLPDLVSISEIDVSVADAIFCALPHGTTQEVISTFLKNYPEKKIVDLSADFRLRDVNLYARWYGHSHQAPDLQAEAVYGLTEIYRASIRNSRLCANPGCYTTTAELPLIPLLEEGLIAKDDIIIDAKSGVSGAGRSEKQANLHTEVSEGTNAYGIGAHRHAPEIDQELSRAANSQVLVSFTPHLIPMNRGILATIYVRLTGKATAKDLRACLKNRYSGEPFVHVLQDGAPSTRDVRGSNRCHMSVSNDRLPGRAIIVSVTDNLVKGAAGQAIQNMNVMCGLPETMGLDQLTLFP, translated from the coding sequence ATGGCATTCACAACTAAAATAAATAAAGCCGGTTCGACACCCCCTATCTCAGTTGGTATATTGGGTGCTTCGGGTTATACGGGCGCCGAGCTGATACGCTTGGTGTATAATCATGATGTAATGGAAATAAAGTTTGTAACTGCTGACCGGCATTCGGGCAAAACGATAGCGTCGGTATTTCCGCACCTTGCTCATCTCTCATTGCCAGATCTGGTTTCTATCAGTGAGATAGATGTTTCTGTAGCGGATGCGATATTCTGCGCCTTACCTCATGGTACGACACAAGAGGTAATAAGTACATTTTTGAAGAATTACCCAGAGAAAAAAATTGTCGATCTGTCAGCTGATTTTCGATTAAGAGACGTTAACCTTTATGCTAGATGGTATGGGCATTCCCATCAAGCGCCTGATCTTCAAGCTGAAGCAGTATACGGGCTAACTGAAATCTATCGTGCTTCCATTCGTAATAGTCGACTCTGTGCCAATCCGGGGTGCTATACAACCACTGCAGAGTTACCGCTTATTCCGCTTCTTGAAGAAGGTCTTATAGCCAAGGATGACATTATAATTGATGCAAAATCAGGTGTCAGCGGCGCAGGGCGTTCGGAAAAACAGGCAAATCTGCATACGGAAGTGAGTGAGGGAACAAATGCCTATGGTATAGGTGCTCACCGTCATGCCCCTGAAATTGACCAAGAGCTTAGCAGAGCCGCTAATAGTCAAGTGTTAGTATCATTCACGCCCCACCTAATACCGATGAACAGGGGAATACTTGCCACTATCTATGTTCGGCTCACAGGTAAAGCGACGGCGAAAGATCTTCGTGCTTGCTTAAAAAACCGCTATTCAGGAGAACCTTTTGTTCACGTGCTTCAGGACGGTGCCCCTTCAACACGCGATGTTAGGGGTTCTAATCGGTGTCATATGAGCGTTAGTAATGACCGATTGCCCGGTCGTGCCATAATAGTGTCAGTAACCGACAACTTAGTGAAGGGTGCAGCAGGTCAGGCAATTCAAAATATGAATGTGATGTGTGGCTTGCCTGAAACCATGGGGCTCGACCAATTAACTTTATTTCCTTAG